The Tubulanus polymorphus chromosome 6, tnTubPoly1.2, whole genome shotgun sequence genome includes a region encoding these proteins:
- the LOC141906942 gene encoding uncharacterized protein LOC141906942 isoform X2, with amino-acid sequence MLNVEQLIVHVGTNNMTRDVPLEIVLRRHVELIRLLLYKCTGTIIVPALFPRCDDFDADTKIFHYNEMLHRECFTLGVKFVDFHFSRDLLSPTDLLHPSRKGNQFINNRIMELLLLKDEDEMLLQNHQLL; translated from the exons atgctgaatgtgGAACAACTAATCGTCCATGTTGGAACAAATAATATGACGCGTGATGTCCCGCTTGAGATTGTTCTGCGAAGACACGTTGAATTAATTCGATTGTTGCTCTATAAATGTACTGGGACCATCATTGTACCAGCTCTTTTTCCTCGATGTGATGA tttcGATGCTGACacaaagatatttcattacaATGAAATGCTGCACCGCGAATGCTTTACACTTGGTGTAAAGTTCGTTGATTTTCACTTCTCAAGAGATCTCCTTTCACC GACTGACTTGTTACACCCCAGCCGTAAGGGAAATCAGTTCATAAATAACAGGATAATGGAACTACTGctattgaaagatgaagatgaaat GTTACTgcaaaatcatcagttattgtGA
- the LOC141907273 gene encoding endoglycoceramidase-like, which translates to MLRQYFNACLPVDPFSTTHSKAIVKMVSIFRFGLCLCVIVTCISTSACVPSWNHQRTRSQPNPLPKVKVNENGFFVDDRNRVLILHGLNSVVKEFPWYSKDLLNDTVLDYFQQWGFNVIRLGTMWSGVEPQKNAYNETYLDVLDTIVRKLSARGIYAFLDMHQDVMSRRFGTYDGFPSWLVDSLPKPSHPYPWPFPDDKFQPGNWALQYLTEGCSVAFQGFYENYNGSLSQFAKFWKKVATKFRSRSGVLGYELINEPWAGDVLHQPSLFLPGNAGRRNLLPAYELLHDAIRSVDQQTIVLFEPVTWGVIFNGKYAGSGFSHVPGGAAYRNRTALSYHMYCWVLTDADRHKPYPVLKRILCDDVWASTLFKTAVADIKSLGCGGLLTEFGNCQPDKSKNSTDTVECENVMKLADENLQSWTYWDVIFFSRGQIQWDIAKPFIRTYPRAIAGTPVSISYDPNTYIFMFSYSLDASIAAPTEIFVPKLHYPNGFSVKLSDGVAWTYDRQSSVVSVKLNAKIPSATTIYVRIAPNVQ; encoded by the exons ATGTTACGACAATATTTCAATGCTTGTTTACCCGTAGACCCGTTCAGCACAACGCATAGCAAG GCGATTGTGAAAATGGTGTCGATATTTCGCTTCGGTTTGTGTTTATGCGTGATTGTCACGTGTATCTCGACCTCGGCTTGTGTACCGAGCTGGAATCATCAGCGGACCCGTTCCCAACCGAACCCTCTACCTAAAGTAAAAGTGAACGAAAACGGATTCTTCGTCGACGACAGAAACAGAGTTTTGATTCTGCACGGATTGAATTCAGTCGTGAAAGAATTTCCCTGGTATTCTAAAGATCTTCTCAACGACACGGTGTTAGACTACTTCCAGCAGTGGGGGTTTAACGTCATCCGTTTGGGAACGATGTGGTCGGGAGTCGAACCCCAGAAGAACGCGTACAACGAGACGTACCTGGATGTGCTGGATACGATCGTGCGCAAACTATCCGCGAGGGGTATCTACGCCTTTCTGGACATGCACCAGGACGTCATGTCGCGACGATTCGGAACTTACGACGGATTTCCGTCGTGGCTGGTCGACTCGCTTCCTAAACCCTCCCATCCGTACCCGTGGCCTTTCCCGGATGATAAGTTCCAACCGGGGAATTGGGCGTTGCAATATCTAACGGAGGGGTGTAGCGTCGCATTTCAGGGATTCTACGAGAACTACAACGGGAGTTTGAGTCAATTCGCCAAATTCTGGAAGAAAGTAGCCACGAAATTCCGCTCTAGGTCTGGAGTACTCGGGTATGAGTTAATTAACGAGCCGTGGGCCGGAGACGTCCTACATCAGCCCAGTCTATTCCTACCAGGTAACGCCGGCCGCAGGAATCTACTTCCGGCCTACGAGTTACTGCACGACGCGATACGATCAGTCGATCAGCAGACGATCGTGCTATTCGAACCGGTCACGTGGGGCGTTATATTCAACGGTAAATACGCCGGAAGCGGATTCTCGCACGTACCCGGTGGCGCCGCCTATCGGAACCGTACGGCGCTATCGTACCACATGTACTGTTGGGTTCTGACGGACGCGGACCGCCACAAGCCGTACCCCGTCCTGAAGCGCATTCTCTGCGACGATGTCTGGGCGTCGACTCTGTTCAAGACGGCGGTCGCCGATATCAAGTCGCTAGGATGCGGAGGTCTATTGACCGAGTTCGGCAACTGTCAACCGGATAAATCTAAAAACTCGACCGATACAGTCGAGTGCGAAAACGTGATGAAACTGGCCGATGAGAATCTGCAGTCGTGGACGTACTGGGACGTGATATTCTTCAGCAGGGGTCAAATACAGTGGGATATTGCAAAACCGTTCATTCGTACTTACCCGCGAGCTATAGCCGGTACACCGGTATCAATCTCTTACGACCCGAACACTTACATATTCATGTTCTCCTACTCTCTCGACGCCAGTATCGCCGCTCCGACCGAGATATTCGTTCCCAAACTGCACTACCCGAACGGGTTTTCCGTCAAGTTGTCAGACGGTGTCGCATGGACGTACGATCGGCAATCGTCGGTAGTTTCCGTGAAACTGAACGCGAAAATACCGTCAGCGACGACGATTTACGTTCGCATTGCTCCTAACGTTCAATAA
- the LOC141906942 gene encoding uncharacterized protein LOC141906942 isoform X1 has protein sequence MEVVYYRIEKVKMLNVEQLIVHVGTNNMTRDVPLEIVLRRHVELIRLLLYKCTGTIIVPALFPRCDDFDADTKIFHYNEMLHRECFTLGVKFVDFHFSRDLLSPTDLLHPSRKGNQFINNRIMELLLLKDEDEMLLQNHQLL, from the exons ATGGAAG TTGTATATTACAGAATTGAAAAAgtgaagatgctgaatgtgGAACAACTAATCGTCCATGTTGGAACAAATAATATGACGCGTGATGTCCCGCTTGAGATTGTTCTGCGAAGACACGTTGAATTAATTCGATTGTTGCTCTATAAATGTACTGGGACCATCATTGTACCAGCTCTTTTTCCTCGATGTGATGA tttcGATGCTGACacaaagatatttcattacaATGAAATGCTGCACCGCGAATGCTTTACACTTGGTGTAAAGTTCGTTGATTTTCACTTCTCAAGAGATCTCCTTTCACC GACTGACTTGTTACACCCCAGCCGTAAGGGAAATCAGTTCATAAATAACAGGATAATGGAACTACTGctattgaaagatgaagatgaaat GTTACTgcaaaatcatcagttattgtGA
- the LOC141907857 gene encoding uncharacterized protein LOC141907857, translating to MVYTNISFEDMCFTKIYGWLVPITFNLNRTTAYAFPVLSLIGLIIIVLGTYKKSSTSCGHFYMMYLGMADLYAILGAEVPYLMDIAYVKFSRPMCIVKLFHANCPKQIAVWILVLMTVDRAVAVSKPLQAATLCTVARAKKAVAIVSTILAIINIIGAAFHEAIDLTGQWTTCMIVNLTGSAIYSNLNNTLALFLPFLVVAVANGVIIVGVRRSANMDATQQVTDDRKQATAKRITVLVISTSLAFLVLSFLAALTIVLEYEHGSETYLYYFTHCENLTYGSFMIIGNSIGTVLYQANHMVNAYIFLCSRSFRNDVKGGVKSISIISRFKLWQSAS from the coding sequence ATGGTTTACACAAATATATCATTTGAAGATATGTGTTTCACTAAGATCTATGGATGGTTGGTTCCGATAACTTTCAACCTGAACAGGACGACGGCATACGCGTTTCCTGTATTGAGTTTGATAGGTTTGATAATCATCGTTTTGGGAACTTACAAGAAATCGTCGACGAGTTGCGGCCATTTTTACATGATGTATTTAGGAATGGCTGATTTGTACGCGATATTGGGTGCCGAAGTTCCCTATCTGATGGATATAGCTTATGTGAAATTCAGCAGACCCATGTGTATTGTGAAACTTTTCCACGCGAATTGCCCGAAACAGATAGCTGTTTGGATCCTGGTTCTGATGACGGTTGATCGCGCTGTAGCTGTTTCTAAACCTCTTCAAGCTGCCACTCTGTGCACTGTCGCTAGGGCTAAGAAAGCTGTGGCGATTGTAAGCACTATTTTagcaatcatcaatattattgGAGCAGCTTTTCATGAGGCTATAGACCTTACTGGTCAATGGACAACTTGTATGATAGTAAACCTAACCGGTTCAGCgatttattcaaatctaaacAACACTTTAGCATTGTTTTTACCATTTCTTGTCGTCGCTGTAGCGAATGGTGTTATAATAGTTGGCGTGAGAAGATCTGCTAACATGGACGCAACTCAACAAGTCACTGATGATAGAAAACAAGCCACAGCTAAGCGAATAAcagttttagttatttcaacaTCACTGGCATTTTTAGTTCTATCATTTCTGGCGGCTCTTACGATTGTATTAGAATATGAACATGGCTCGGAAACTTACTTATACTACTTTACTCATTGCGAGAATTTAACTTACGGATCGTTCATGATTATTGGTAATTCAATTGGTACCGTTCTATATCAGGCAAATCACATGGTTAACGCGTATATATTCTTGTGCAGTCGCAGTTTTAGAAATGACGTCAAAGGCGGAGTTAAATCGATATCTATCATCAGTAGGTTTAAACTATGGCAATCTGCCTCGTAG